One genomic region from Knoellia sp. p5-6-4 encodes:
- a CDS encoding ABC transporter substrate-binding protein — MRSLTGRGRAGRRRRARVLAVGAVLGLTGGLAACAGGGDEGVVVNLYGGASAVGFEDILADCNKKAAGRYTIVGNLLPSDADGQREQFVRRLAAKDTGMDLLGMDVTWTAEFAEAGWIEEITGDKKAQAIEGVLQPPVDTATWKDKLYAVPRTTNVQILWYRKSLVPEAPKTWDQLMAAAQKLKDEGKPYQIAFTAAQYEGYVVNVNNMLNAYGGTFVNEDSTEATIDEKAVQGLTLLNKLATSGLTSASLSNSQEPEVFADLQAGRAAFALNWPYVLSAMRSAGETDPKSKEVADDLGYAPFPTVNEGDAPKVTLGGMNYAVSTYSEHKEEAFEAGMCLRSEENQLRAALDAGDAPVFERIYTSNEEFRKQYPMGDVMLEELKNAVPRPVTPIYQNISTIVSTSLSPPADINPEQSAAELDDSIQQAIDGKGILP; from the coding sequence ATGAGGTCACTGACCGGACGAGGTAGGGCAGGGAGGCGGCGACGCGCCCGCGTGCTGGCCGTGGGGGCCGTGCTGGGGCTCACCGGCGGGCTTGCCGCCTGCGCCGGCGGCGGAGACGAGGGCGTCGTCGTCAATCTCTACGGCGGAGCGAGTGCGGTCGGCTTCGAGGACATCCTCGCGGACTGCAACAAGAAGGCGGCCGGCAGGTACACCATCGTCGGGAACCTGCTGCCGAGCGACGCCGACGGCCAGCGCGAGCAGTTCGTCCGCCGGCTCGCGGCCAAGGACACGGGGATGGACCTCCTGGGGATGGACGTCACCTGGACAGCCGAGTTCGCCGAGGCGGGGTGGATCGAGGAGATCACCGGCGACAAGAAGGCCCAGGCCATCGAGGGCGTCCTCCAGCCGCCGGTCGACACCGCGACGTGGAAGGACAAGCTGTACGCCGTGCCGAGGACGACCAACGTCCAGATCCTCTGGTACCGCAAGTCGCTCGTGCCCGAGGCACCCAAGACTTGGGACCAGCTGATGGCCGCAGCCCAGAAGCTCAAGGACGAGGGCAAGCCGTACCAGATCGCGTTCACGGCCGCCCAGTACGAGGGCTACGTCGTGAACGTGAACAACATGCTCAACGCCTACGGCGGCACGTTCGTCAACGAGGACAGCACCGAGGCAACCATCGACGAGAAGGCGGTTCAGGGCCTCACCCTGCTCAACAAGCTGGCCACCTCGGGCCTGACCAGTGCATCGCTGTCCAACTCCCAGGAGCCCGAGGTCTTCGCCGACCTCCAGGCCGGCAGAGCCGCGTTCGCCCTGAACTGGCCCTATGTGCTCAGCGCCATGCGCAGCGCAGGCGAGACCGACCCCAAGAGCAAGGAGGTCGCGGACGACCTCGGCTACGCGCCGTTCCCGACCGTCAACGAGGGTGACGCGCCGAAGGTGACCCTGGGCGGGATGAACTACGCGGTGAGCACCTACAGCGAGCACAAGGAGGAGGCCTTCGAGGCAGGGATGTGCCTGCGGTCGGAGGAGAACCAGCTGCGGGCGGCGCTCGATGCCGGTGACGCTCCCGTCTTCGAGCGGATCTACACCTCCAACGAGGAGTTCCGGAAGCAGTACCCGATGGGTGACGTCATGCTCGAGGAGCTCAAGAACGCAGTTCCTCGCCCGGTGACGCCGATCTACCAGAACATCTCGACGATCGTCTCCACCTCGCTGTCGCCACCGGCAGACATCAACCCCGAGCAGAGTGCGGCCGAGCTCGATGACTCCATCCAGCAGGCCATTGACGGAAAGGGGATCCTGCCGTGA
- a CDS encoding polyphosphate kinase 2 family protein — protein MAKSEKKSGKKSGKAKAGKARGKGASGGDPLATAEVLPTPKAAAKPMQPGSFTEALRVGEGFSLFDTDTRATPAWDGDKAAAEEAMVPLAGETSELQERLYAESRMGGRRSLLLVVQGMDTSGKGGIMRHVVGEMDPQGVSYTAFKAPTAEERKHPFLWRIRNALPQPGQVGVFDRSHYEDVLIVRVRELVPRSTWSRRYSQINAFEQSVVESGTTLVKVMLHVSSDEQKSRLMRRLDRPDKNWKFNPGDVDERMLWPRYQEAYQAVLEKTSTAEAPWFVVPADRKWYARLAVQNLVLEHLRAMDPQWPAADYDVETEKARLAAT, from the coding sequence ATGGCGAAGTCGGAGAAGAAGAGCGGCAAGAAGTCCGGGAAGGCCAAGGCCGGGAAGGCTCGGGGCAAGGGCGCGTCGGGCGGCGACCCGCTCGCCACGGCTGAGGTGCTGCCGACGCCGAAGGCGGCCGCTAAGCCGATGCAGCCCGGTTCGTTCACCGAGGCGCTGCGCGTCGGCGAGGGCTTCAGCCTCTTCGACACCGACACGCGGGCGACGCCGGCTTGGGACGGCGACAAGGCGGCGGCCGAGGAGGCGATGGTGCCTCTCGCCGGTGAGACCAGCGAGCTGCAGGAGAGGTTGTACGCCGAGTCGAGGATGGGCGGCCGGCGCTCGCTCCTGCTGGTCGTGCAGGGGATGGACACCTCGGGCAAGGGCGGCATCATGCGGCACGTCGTGGGGGAGATGGACCCGCAGGGCGTCAGCTACACCGCCTTCAAGGCGCCGACGGCCGAGGAGAGGAAGCACCCCTTCCTCTGGCGCATCCGCAACGCGCTCCCGCAGCCGGGGCAGGTGGGCGTCTTCGACCGCTCGCACTACGAGGACGTGCTGATCGTGAGGGTGCGCGAACTGGTGCCGCGCAGCACCTGGTCGCGGCGCTACTCCCAGATCAACGCCTTCGAGCAGTCCGTCGTCGAGTCCGGGACGACCTTGGTGAAGGTGATGCTGCACGTCTCGTCCGATGAGCAGAAGTCCCGGCTCATGCGGCGCCTCGACCGGCCGGACAAGAACTGGAAGTTCAACCCCGGCGACGTCGACGAGCGAATGCTGTGGCCGCGTTACCAGGAGGCGTACCAGGCAGTGCTGGAGAAGACCTCCACTGCCGAGGCCCCGTGGTTCGTCGTGCCGGCCGACCGCAAGTGGTACGCCCGGCTCGCGGTGCAGAACCTCGTGCTCGAGCACCTGCGGGCCATGGACCCCCAGTGGCCTGCCGCCGACTACGACGTGGAGACGGAGAAGGCCCGGCTGGCGGCGACCTGA
- the zapE gene encoding cell division protein ZapE, with product MIRELVPPPRFDAERFSTYRPDPAQPSQAAAVQRLEEYAARLDGAAGNGAGGGRGRWWRRGSDRQQGPKGVYLDGGFGVGKTHLLASLWHAAPEPKAFGTFVELTNLVGALGFSETVTALQGYRLLCIDEFELDDPGDTVLMATLLTRLSESGVGLAATSNTLPGALGEGRFAAEDFLREIQALSDRFEVLTVDGEDYRHRGLAPSPPPLSDEEVAARVSEVGGLCDRFDDVTTHLAKVHPSRYHALLDGVTSVGWQGVRPISDQMVALRLVVLADRLYDNDIPVFASGHPLGELFTPELMKGGYRKKYFRAVSRLTALAREGVGEVAHGMG from the coding sequence CTGATCCGCGAGCTCGTGCCCCCGCCGCGTTTCGACGCCGAGCGCTTCTCCACCTACCGGCCCGACCCCGCCCAGCCGAGCCAGGCCGCTGCGGTGCAGCGGTTGGAGGAGTATGCCGCGCGGCTGGACGGCGCTGCCGGGAACGGGGCGGGCGGTGGTCGCGGCCGCTGGTGGCGCCGGGGGAGCGACCGTCAGCAGGGGCCCAAGGGCGTTTACCTCGACGGCGGCTTCGGCGTGGGCAAGACGCACCTGCTCGCGAGCCTGTGGCACGCCGCTCCCGAACCCAAGGCGTTCGGCACCTTCGTCGAGCTCACCAACCTCGTGGGCGCGCTCGGGTTCTCGGAGACCGTCACGGCCCTGCAGGGCTACCGGCTGCTGTGCATCGACGAGTTCGAGCTCGACGACCCGGGCGACACCGTGCTGATGGCCACCCTCCTGACCCGGCTGAGCGAGTCCGGGGTGGGGCTCGCGGCGACGTCCAACACCCTGCCCGGCGCCCTCGGCGAGGGTCGCTTCGCCGCCGAGGACTTCCTCCGCGAGATCCAGGCGCTGTCCGACCGGTTCGAGGTTCTCACGGTCGACGGCGAGGACTACCGGCACCGAGGCCTGGCGCCGAGCCCACCGCCGCTGTCGGACGAGGAGGTGGCCGCCCGCGTCTCGGAGGTGGGCGGGCTGTGCGACCGGTTCGACGACGTCACGACTCACCTCGCGAAGGTGCACCCCAGCCGCTACCACGCGCTGCTCGACGGGGTCACCTCGGTCGGCTGGCAGGGGGTGCGGCCAATCTCGGACCAGATGGTGGCGCTGCGACTGGTGGTCCTGGCCGACCGGCTCTACGACAACGACATCCCCGTGTTCGCCAGCGGCCACCCGCTCGGCGAGCTGTTCACGCCCGAGCTGATGAAGGGCGGGTACCGGAAGAAGTACTTCCGGGCGGTGTCGCGGCTGACCGCGCTGGCACGCGAGGGAGTCGGAGAGGTCGCGCACGGCATGGGCTGA
- a CDS encoding dihydrofolate reductase family protein, with translation MRLLLDETGSHSPGETLDEAALAEVYAPPAGPWLRANFVSTLDGAATGANGRSGTINTAADGVVFRLLRRLSDVVVVGAGTIRAEGYTRLGAEDGGPLPLAVVSNSARVPQALLAPAPGRGDVLLVTHRAAPADAVAAARRALGDAGVLLCGDDAVDLPELRRQLTDRGMPRVLTEGGPSLLGAMLSAGVVDELDLTWSPVAVGGDQGRIARAPAFEVPLAPMALVEGDGTVMGRWRVVHPAADH, from the coding sequence ATGCGCCTGCTCCTCGACGAGACCGGCTCGCACTCCCCCGGCGAGACCCTCGACGAGGCCGCCCTGGCCGAGGTCTACGCCCCGCCCGCCGGCCCGTGGCTGCGGGCGAACTTCGTCTCCACCCTCGACGGCGCGGCCACCGGCGCCAACGGTCGCTCCGGCACGATCAACACCGCCGCGGACGGCGTGGTCTTCCGGCTGCTGCGACGGCTGAGCGACGTGGTCGTCGTGGGCGCGGGCACGATCCGCGCCGAGGGCTACACGCGGCTCGGCGCCGAGGACGGGGGCCCGCTGCCACTCGCCGTGGTGAGCAACAGCGCCCGGGTGCCGCAGGCCCTGCTCGCTCCCGCGCCGGGCCGGGGCGACGTCCTGCTCGTGACGCACCGTGCCGCGCCGGCCGACGCGGTCGCGGCGGCTCGCCGAGCCCTGGGCGACGCCGGCGTGCTCCTCTGCGGCGACGACGCGGTCGACCTGCCAGAGCTGCGCCGGCAGCTGACCGACAGGGGTATGCCGCGCGTGCTCACCGAGGGCGGTCCGAGCCTGCTCGGCGCGATGCTGTCAGCCGGCGTCGTCGACGAGCTGGACCTCACGTGGTCGCCCGTCGCCGTCGGCGGCGACCAGGGCCGGATCGCCCGTGCCCCGGCGTTCGAGGTGCCGCTGGCGCCGATGGCCCTGGTGGAGGGCGACGGCACCGTCATGGGCCGCTGGCGGGTGGTGCACCCGGCGGCCGACCACTAG
- a CDS encoding alpha/beta fold hydrolase, whose product MGASRDVVRRAALGAAITGGSVTALGALSSISAAAYFARRALTPDRERPDDTEILAVDDHSVTLGLSADSAVPGRYGLWLDGTEGHCRVGDVLELDQERGRVRRELLGVDFGRLAPGFARWNQYYYGSSPDRSLGLPTRHVEVPTELGPMAAWVVEAERPTDRWAVLVHGRGARREECLRAITPLRDSGINVLVPSYRNDLGAPSGPDGRYNLGLSEWRDIEDAALWAVQQGARELVLVGWSMGGAIVLQTLDRSWLTGHVSHVVLDAPVIDWNDVLAHHARGHGVPAPVGTLSRTLMGKRWARRLVGVHDPVDVAKTNWVARADELRHRILLIHSVDDEFVPVGPSERLAEARPDLVRFEPWETARHTKEWNTDPQRWENAVREFVSP is encoded by the coding sequence ATGGGGGCCAGTCGCGACGTCGTCCGGCGGGCCGCGCTGGGTGCGGCGATCACCGGTGGCTCCGTCACCGCCCTCGGTGCCCTGTCCTCGATCAGCGCCGCCGCCTACTTCGCCCGCCGCGCCCTCACCCCCGACCGGGAGCGGCCCGACGACACCGAGATCCTCGCGGTGGACGACCACAGCGTGACGCTGGGGCTCAGCGCCGACAGCGCCGTGCCGGGGCGGTACGGGCTGTGGCTGGACGGCACGGAGGGCCACTGCCGGGTCGGTGACGTCCTGGAGCTCGACCAGGAGCGGGGCAGGGTGCGACGCGAGCTGCTCGGTGTCGACTTCGGACGCCTGGCGCCGGGGTTCGCCCGGTGGAACCAGTACTACTACGGCTCGTCCCCGGACCGCTCTCTCGGCCTCCCGACCCGGCATGTCGAGGTGCCGACCGAGCTCGGGCCGATGGCAGCCTGGGTCGTGGAGGCCGAGCGGCCCACGGACCGCTGGGCGGTCCTCGTCCACGGGCGGGGCGCGCGGCGCGAGGAGTGTCTGCGCGCCATCACACCCCTGCGCGACAGCGGGATCAACGTCCTGGTGCCGTCGTACCGCAACGACCTCGGTGCGCCGAGCGGTCCCGACGGCCGCTACAACCTGGGGCTGTCCGAGTGGCGCGACATCGAGGATGCCGCCCTGTGGGCCGTGCAGCAGGGAGCGCGCGAGCTGGTGCTGGTGGGATGGTCCATGGGCGGCGCCATCGTGCTGCAGACGCTCGACCGCTCGTGGCTCACCGGGCACGTCAGCCACGTCGTGCTCGACGCGCCGGTCATCGACTGGAACGACGTGCTCGCCCACCACGCCCGGGGCCACGGCGTGCCGGCTCCCGTGGGGACGCTCAGCCGCACCCTCATGGGCAAGCGTTGGGCCCGCAGGCTCGTCGGTGTGCACGACCCCGTCGACGTGGCCAAGACCAACTGGGTGGCCAGGGCCGACGAGCTGCGGCACCGGATCCTGCTCATCCACTCCGTCGACGACGAGTTCGTGCCGGTCGGGCCGTCCGAGCGGCTGGCCGAGGCGCGGCCCGACCTGGTCCGGTTCGAGCCGTGGGAGACCGCGCGGCACACCAAGGAGTGGAACACCGATCCGCAGCGCTGGGAGAACGCCGTGCGGGAGTTCGTCTCCCCCTAG
- a CDS encoding ATP-dependent DNA ligase produces MSAKPLVLEVPGPDGVREVRVSSPDRVMWPDAGITKGDLAAYTMAVAEPLMGALRDRPVTLQRFPEGVDGEEFYSKNPPRGVPEWARTVMCTYPSGRRHPQLVVDEAATAVWAVQMNTVTFHPWPVRTEAVDNPDELRIDLDPQPGRTFTDAVEAAFALRDVLAEIGLTGWAKTSGNRGVHVYCRVRPTHEFLDVRHGVIGIARELERRLPDLVTTAWWKEERGERVFVDFNQACRDRTIASAWSPRPLPGAPVSMPVSWEALKGVSPGDFTVRTVPSMLAADGDAWADIDDAVGDVSAAIALWDKDVHERGLGEMPFPPDYPKMPGEPPRVQPSKRRQDRQDRDYLGPKADRDAEWGLPLVPHVAPMLAKSVKAMPEGDLLYEPKWDGFRSIVFRSGDRVEIGSRNEKPMTRYFPEVVEAVKANLPERCVVDGEIVVVGPTGDRLDFDLLQQRIHPASSRVRKLSQETPAHFVAFDLLALGDDDLRERPFAERRALLEEALADAEPPVHLTRATRDRALALEWFEQFEGAGLDGVVAKPLDGTYQPDKRVMFKVKHERTADCVVAGYRTHKSGPDAIGSLLLGLYRGEELVSVGVIGAFPMARRRELFEELQPLVTTFDDHPWAWARQEEGTRTPRNAEQSRWAAGKDLSFTPLRPERVVEVRYDHMEGERFRHTAQFVRWRPDREPRSCTYEQLDEPVSFDLADVLSGGD; encoded by the coding sequence ATGAGCGCCAAGCCGCTGGTCCTGGAGGTGCCCGGCCCCGACGGGGTGCGCGAGGTGCGCGTCTCCAGCCCTGACCGGGTGATGTGGCCTGACGCAGGCATCACCAAGGGTGACCTGGCGGCCTACACCATGGCGGTGGCCGAGCCGCTCATGGGTGCGCTGCGCGACCGCCCCGTGACCCTCCAGCGGTTCCCCGAGGGCGTCGACGGGGAGGAGTTCTACTCCAAGAACCCGCCCCGCGGGGTGCCCGAGTGGGCGCGCACGGTGATGTGCACCTACCCCTCGGGGCGCAGGCACCCGCAGCTGGTGGTCGACGAGGCCGCGACCGCGGTGTGGGCCGTGCAGATGAACACCGTGACGTTCCACCCGTGGCCCGTGCGCACGGAAGCGGTCGACAACCCCGACGAGCTGCGCATCGACCTCGATCCCCAGCCGGGCCGTACCTTCACCGACGCCGTGGAGGCGGCCTTCGCGCTGCGCGACGTGCTCGCCGAGATCGGGCTGACCGGCTGGGCGAAGACCTCCGGCAACCGCGGCGTGCACGTCTACTGCCGCGTGCGCCCCACCCACGAGTTCCTCGACGTGCGCCACGGCGTCATCGGCATCGCGCGCGAGCTCGAGCGCCGCCTGCCCGACCTCGTCACCACGGCGTGGTGGAAGGAGGAGCGGGGCGAGCGCGTCTTCGTCGACTTCAACCAGGCGTGCCGTGACCGCACGATCGCCTCGGCATGGAGCCCGCGTCCGCTGCCGGGTGCACCGGTGAGTATGCCGGTCAGCTGGGAGGCGCTGAAGGGCGTGAGTCCCGGCGACTTCACCGTGCGGACGGTGCCCTCGATGCTCGCGGCCGACGGCGACGCCTGGGCGGACATCGACGACGCCGTCGGTGACGTGTCGGCAGCGATCGCCTTGTGGGACAAGGACGTCCACGAGCGTGGGCTGGGGGAGATGCCGTTCCCGCCCGACTACCCGAAGATGCCGGGGGAGCCGCCGCGCGTGCAGCCGAGCAAGCGCCGCCAGGACCGCCAGGACCGCGACTACCTCGGGCCCAAGGCGGACCGCGACGCCGAGTGGGGGCTGCCGCTGGTGCCGCACGTCGCCCCGATGCTGGCCAAGTCGGTCAAGGCCATGCCGGAGGGCGACCTGCTCTACGAGCCCAAGTGGGACGGGTTCCGCTCGATCGTGTTCCGCTCCGGCGACCGCGTCGAGATCGGAAGCCGCAACGAGAAGCCGATGACCCGCTACTTCCCCGAGGTGGTCGAGGCCGTGAAGGCGAACCTCCCGGAGAGGTGCGTCGTCGACGGCGAGATCGTCGTCGTCGGCCCGACCGGCGACCGCCTCGACTTCGACCTGCTCCAGCAGCGCATCCACCCGGCCTCCAGCCGGGTCAGGAAGCTGTCGCAGGAGACGCCGGCCCACTTCGTCGCCTTCGACCTGCTCGCCCTCGGTGACGACGACCTGCGTGAGCGTCCGTTCGCCGAGCGGAGGGCGCTGCTCGAGGAGGCGCTGGCCGACGCCGAGCCGCCGGTGCACCTGACGCGTGCGACGCGGGACCGTGCGCTGGCGCTCGAGTGGTTCGAGCAGTTCGAGGGCGCCGGGCTCGACGGCGTCGTCGCCAAACCGCTCGACGGCACCTACCAGCCCGACAAGCGGGTGATGTTCAAGGTCAAGCACGAGCGCACCGCCGACTGCGTGGTGGCCGGATACCGCACCCACAAGAGCGGGCCCGACGCGATCGGCTCCCTGCTGCTCGGGCTCTACCGGGGCGAAGAGCTGGTGAGCGTGGGGGTGATCGGCGCCTTCCCGATGGCGCGCCGCCGTGAGCTCTTCGAGGAGCTGCAGCCGCTCGTGACGACCTTCGACGACCACCCTTGGGCGTGGGCGCGCCAGGAGGAGGGCACCCGCACCCCCCGCAACGCCGAGCAGAGCCGGTGGGCCGCCGGCAAGGACCTCTCGTTCACACCCTTGCGGCCGGAGCGGGTCGTCGAGGTGCGCTACGACCACATGGAGGGCGAGCGCTTCCGGCACACCGCCCAGTTCGTCCGGTGGCGGCCGGACCGCGAGCCCCGCTCGTGCACCTACGAGCAGCTTGACGAGCCGGTCAGCTTCGACCTCGCCGACGTGCTGAGCGGCGGGGACTGA
- the msrB gene encoding peptide-methionine (R)-S-oxide reductase MsrB, producing MEQTNRTYAVTKSEDEWKAQLSPAEYQVLRQAGTERPFVGEYTDTRTEGVYACRACGAELFTSDTKFESHCGWPSFYAPLAEDRVEYIEDTSLGMKRVEVRCATCGSHLGHVFEGEGYDTPTDQRYCINSISMTLRPKAG from the coding sequence ATGGAGCAGACCAACCGCACGTATGCCGTCACGAAGTCCGAGGACGAGTGGAAGGCTCAGCTCAGCCCGGCGGAGTACCAGGTGCTGCGACAGGCGGGCACGGAGCGCCCCTTCGTCGGCGAGTACACCGACACCAGGACCGAGGGCGTCTACGCCTGCCGGGCCTGCGGTGCGGAGCTCTTCACCTCCGACACCAAGTTCGAGAGCCACTGCGGCTGGCCGTCGTTCTACGCCCCCCTCGCCGAGGACCGGGTCGAGTACATCGAGGACACCAGCCTCGGCATGAAGCGCGTGGAGGTGCGCTGTGCGACCTGCGGCAGCCACCTCGGGCACGTCTTCGAGGGCGAGGGCTACGACACGCCCACCGACCAGCGCTACTGCATCAACTCCATATCCATGACGCTGCGCCCGAAGGCCGGCTGA
- a CDS encoding DUF1810 domain-containing protein: MSAPFDLTRFVTAQEEGGRYASALRELRAGGKTGHWMWFVFPQVAGLGRSESARFYALSGLDEARAYLAHPTLGPRLVECADTLAGLPTHDPVAVLGTVDAMKLKSSMTLFAHAAETDEQRASFRAVLDRYFGGAEDPETLRRI, from the coding sequence ATGAGTGCGCCCTTCGACCTCACCCGGTTCGTCACGGCCCAGGAGGAGGGCGGTAGGTACGCCTCAGCCCTGCGCGAGCTGCGGGCCGGGGGCAAGACGGGCCACTGGATGTGGTTCGTCTTCCCCCAGGTCGCGGGACTCGGCCGCAGCGAGTCCGCCCGGTTCTACGCCCTGTCCGGCCTCGACGAGGCGCGCGCCTACCTCGCGCACCCGACGCTGGGGCCGCGGCTCGTCGAGTGCGCCGACACCCTGGCAGGCCTGCCGACGCACGACCCGGTGGCGGTCCTCGGCACCGTCGACGCGATGAAGCTCAAGTCGTCGATGACGCTGTTCGCCCACGCCGCCGAGACCGACGAGCAGCGCGCGTCGTTCCGGGCGGTGCTCGACAGGTACTTCGGCGGAGCCGAGGACCCCGAGACGCTGCGCCGGATCTGA
- the hemQ gene encoding hydrogen peroxide-dependent heme synthase, with the protein MTGKPSPSRIREINASIRYAMWSVFAVTAPLGDERDVMAKEVEELFAELEGEGVLTRGVYDIGGMRADCDFMVWWHAERIEDVQGAYRRFLKTRLGQLLEPTWSAAALHRPAEFNKSHIPAFLADEEPKDFICVYPFVRSYEWYLLEDKERRDMLREHGQMARDYPDVRANTIASFALNDYEWVLAFEADELHRIVDLMRELRASRARMHVREEVPFHTGRRVEVGELLQSLR; encoded by the coding sequence ATGACCGGCAAGCCCTCCCCGTCGCGCATCCGCGAGATCAACGCCTCCATCCGCTACGCCATGTGGTCCGTCTTCGCCGTGACCGCGCCGCTCGGTGACGAGCGTGACGTCATGGCCAAGGAGGTCGAGGAGCTCTTCGCCGAGCTCGAGGGCGAGGGCGTGCTGACCCGCGGGGTCTACGACATCGGCGGCATGCGGGCCGACTGCGACTTCATGGTGTGGTGGCACGCCGAGCGCATCGAGGACGTGCAGGGCGCCTACCGGCGCTTCCTCAAGACGCGACTCGGGCAGCTGCTCGAGCCGACCTGGTCGGCTGCTGCGCTGCACCGGCCGGCGGAGTTCAACAAGAGCCACATCCCGGCGTTCCTCGCCGACGAGGAGCCCAAGGACTTCATCTGCGTCTACCCGTTCGTGCGTTCATACGAGTGGTACCTGCTCGAGGACAAGGAGCGCCGCGACATGCTCCGCGAGCACGGGCAGATGGCGCGCGACTACCCCGACGTACGGGCCAACACCATCGCGTCCTTCGCCCTCAACGACTACGAGTGGGTGCTGGCGTTCGAGGCTGACGAGCTGCACCGCATCGTCGACCTCATGCGCGAGCTGCGGGCGTCCCGGGCGCGGATGCACGTCCGGGAAGAGGTGCCGTTCCACACCGGGCGCCGGGTCGAGGTCGGCGAGCTGCTCCAGTCGCTGCGCTGA